AACAGCGCTGTGTTTAACTATTTTAGAAAAAATTGGGATTGAAAGCGAAGCAAGCGTTGCGTATTTTAATAAATTTTCAACAGAGGATATGCTAGTCACAAGAATGATTTTTCAGTTTGCTGATGTTGATTATGTGCATTATATTGAAAATAACATCGAAAATCATGATATTTTGGCATTAAAACGCGCAGGAGATGCAATAGCTACAAGTAAAATAAAGATGTTTTGTAGCAAGAACGTGTCATTGGATGACATATATGACACCTGTGCAGAAGCAGATAGGCCTGATATAATTATTGTTGATTCGTTGAATGATGTATCTCTCGAACGTGGGCTTGAATTTACTTTGCAATTTTTGAAAAGTACAGCTATTGAATGTGAAATTCCAATAATAGTAACGTATGAAGTTCCATTAAAAAATATCAATAAAACAGCTTTGTTGGAAAATGGGGCTGATACAATTTTTTATTTGGACAACGAAGTATGGGAAGATGTTTTTGGAACAGATTACTTTGGTGATCCAATAATGCTATCTTATATTGAACTCCATGTTGTGAGAAATTTTTGTGGCCCAACGCGAAAGTCACGATTGTTTGTCAAGAAGAATTCTTTAAAGTTTTACAACTATGATATTAGTATATAATAGCATTTTTGAATTAAAATCCGAGATAGCATTGCTCTTTACCGAACAAGAGCAATGCTATTTTTTACAAATTGTTCTTTGTACTTTGCAATCCACGAAAGATTAAGTATCTTGTCATTCCAGATTTTGAAAAGCCCATTTTAATTCTAGTTTTTTCAATTTCTTCGTATAGTTCATCTGTCACACGTGTAATATACAACTTTTTAAGATGGTTCTTCATTCGAATTTTCCCCTATATTTTTCGATTGCTACTAATCTTTTTCCGTTTGAATCATCGTAGTATCTAGCGTCAAATCCTTTCTTTCGTAAAAATCCTTGAACACAATCCAACATTTCGTAATAAATTTCCATGCCAACCGTGGAAATTTCTAGCACATACTCCTGTTTATCAATTAATTTTAAAATATTTTCTATTTCATGTTCATGTTTCATAAGCTTAGCTCCTTCAATGTATTTATATTATTTATAAAACAAATACAAATAGATTTGAATTAGAATACAAAAAATTTTGTTTACATGAAAAAAAATCCAAATAGAATCGTAAAAGTCAATGAGATTTGTTAAATGTTTTTATATTAGTCGTAGCATTTTTATTTCTATGAAAATTAGTTTGTTTGCTGTAAGCAAATTTCAACTATAATTTTTTTAACAACCTGAATAAAGGAATTTTTGCAGTGCACTATAGACATACGAAAAAGTTTATTGAAAAATTCTTTAAAACGTACAAATCGAATGAAATTGATAACATTGTAGTGACAAATTTTGATGAAGCTGAATTTGTTTGTATTTTACAAATTGTTATTAGACTGCTCCAAATAGACCAATCAAAACTTGAGGCTATGCTTGATTTAAAGAAAAAGACACTAAGTGATATTTTTAATATGTATGATGAAAATTGCAAACGAAAAAGAAATGTACGGTATGAAACAAGATTTGGAATTTATCAAAGTTTGATAAATGTATTAAATATTTTTTGGGCTAAAGTTAAAGCCAATATTTCTAAACGCGATGTAGGTATGGCATACAACTTAAAGCATGTTGAAAATATTAAAAAAGATATGGAAAAACTTGAAAATAAAAATATTAACGAATGGACAAAGAAAGTTAGCTTAAAGATAAGTTAACATGAAGCCTAAACTGTATGAATTTTCGATTTGCTTCGCAAATCAATGATTATCTGTGCTGCATGCAGCCCAAATAATCATTAAAGAACATTTTTGTTTTGATAATTTCATATTTCAAAGCTGGAAGGTTTCTTACTCTTACTTATACTCCGAAGATTCGGGATTATGTTTTTTAGTTTAAAAAATTTTGTCTAGTTAGAGTTTAAAATTTACAAATAGCATATTTCAGATTTTTTTTAATTTTACTCTGTTTACTATAGAAAAAATTTTGTTAAGATGACAACAAAAGAAAAACGGAGGTTCCAACAAATGATTAAAAATGTTACAAAAACAGAAGTTTCAAAAAACGTGTATTCTTTTAAAAAAGATGACATGGAAATGGTTAAAGAAGGCCAATGGTATGAAACTATTCAAAAAATGAAAAAAGAAGGTTTATTTCAGGATGCGCTTACAGGGATGTGCTTTCCAATTTCACAGATGCCAAAGAAATCAAATTACCTTGGGTATTATTATTTCTTTCAATCAATGAATAG
This DNA window, taken from Solidesulfovibrio magneticus RS-1, encodes the following:
- a CDS encoding DnaB-like helicase C-terminal domain-containing protein; its protein translation is MKDAVERVIDKIIRASSSKGNGFGIMSKLDAIDSITNGFKPGLVYVVAAEAGAYKTALCLTILEKIGIESEASVAYFNKFSTEDMLVTRMIFQFADVDYVHYIENNIENHDILALKRAGDAIATSKIKMFCSKNVSLDDIYDTCAEADRPDIIIVDSLNDVSLERGLEFTLQFLKSTAIECEIPIIVTYEVPLKNINKTALLENGADTIFYLDNEVWEDVFGTDYFGDPIMLSYIELHVVRNFCGPTRKSRLFVKKNSLKFYNYDISI